In the genome of Calditerricola satsumensis, the window TCTCGCCGTGTACGATTCGGCGTGAGCGGTGGGTGCGTCCCTGAGGGCGTTATCGCGCTGGCCAGGTGTTTGAAGGTGCGATCCGGCACGAGGAGAGGGCAGTTGTACGCTGATTTACCACCGGGGGAAATAGACGGAAAAGATGGTGACGAGATCGCGCTTGTTGTTCTCTTCGCCCTGGCCATCACCGTCGCCGTCAAGGCGAAGAGTGAAGGTGTAGCCCTCCACCTCCGCGGAATTGCCGGCCGTGTCGTTGTCGAGGATGGGGGTGTAGGAAAAGCCCGCCACGCGCTCCGACAGGACAAAGCCGTCGCCGTTGCGGTCGACGGCGAGGGTACGGGCCTGCTTGTCCCAGGTAAACGCGACCGACCCGCCGCCCTGATAGAAAAGGGTAAATTCGTGTGCCGGTGTTCCGTTGCCTCCATTCTCCGGCGTGCCCTGGCTTTTGTCGACCTGTCTGGCCCGCATGGCGTTGACGATTTCCGTCTGGATCAGCCGCGCCTCGGCGAGGAGGTCTTCCGTAGCCGAAGCGGTTTGCCCTAGATCCTGAATCTGATGGTAGATGGTGTAGAGGAGGGAGACCACTACGGAGAGCAGCCCGAGGGCGGCAAGCAGTTCCACCAGCGTGACGCCGCGTGGGGGGAGCGGGCGGGCAGGAATCACGGCGGACACCTCCAAATTTGAAAGTTGAAAACAGAAGGTGCGCGATGGCGGGCGGAGTTTATGAGGCTCCAGCCTGCGGACGTTGCCTGGATCTTAAGGTTTGCGAACTAGGCTTTTGAGTGTGACGGTGTTGCGAGGATCCGACTTGTCCAGGTATGAGGCGGTGACAGTCACTTCATACAAGATGGATGTTCCTATGTTGTCTTTTTGCTCGAGGTTCAGCGCGACATCGTAGTTGTCTCCGTATTGGTTTTTTATTTCGTTCTTCAGTTTGGTTTGAAGGGTCGACACGTCGTCGTTTCCGGCGTGGATTTGATTGCGGAGCTGCTCCATTGCTTCGCGGGCGATCTGCACCGCTTGTGTACGCTGTTTGTTTTCTACCGCCGTGCTGTAGACCTGGGTGAAGGCCGCGCTGAGGGGGATGATTGCCAGGGCCAGGATCGCCACCGCGGCCAGCAGTTCCACCAAGCTCATACCGCGTTCGCGTAGGTTTGGACCGTGTTGGCGCACCCGCAACACCTCGCTTTCCGGGAAGAGAGAAGAAATGAGGGAGAGAAACGAATGGTTTGCCCTCCGATCGGCGGTTTGACACGCCGCGTCCGTTACTACCAGTGTAAAATGGACGAAGGGGTTTTGAAAATGCGTCATGCGCATCGTCGGGAAAACGGTTTTGCCCTCATTTTGGTGCTCCTGGTGTTGGCCGTGGCGTCGGCCCTCGCTGCGCCGCTCCTCGCCCAGACGATCGCCGGTCGCGCTGGCGTTCGCCAGGCGGAAGCCCGTCAGCAGGCCTATGAGCTGGCCGTCAGCGGCCTGGAGTTGGTGCAGTGGCACTATGCGGAGATGCGGCGAAAGGGGGAGCTCCCCTCCGACCCGCAGGTTGCCATGCAAGCGGTTGTGGAACGGGTTAACGCGTCGCCGTACAAGGCTCATTTGCCGGGAAACGTGGAACTCCGCCTGGAGTCGGCCAATCCACCGCATGTTGTGATGGTTTCGACCGGCATGGTAGACAGCGTGCGCCCCGATGGCGGCACGAAACCGGTGACGGCAACGGTGCGGGCCACGTTTCGCCGGATCACGGGGACGACGTTTTTGGGGGGCGTGTATTTCGTCACGGAAGTGGATTTGGGTACAGGGCCAAACAGCGGGAAAATTCAGGATGATTCAGGAAATCCTGTGCCTGCACAACAGATCTCGGCGGAGGAATTCCAACAGCTTCATGGGCAACTGTTGCGTCAGTTTCCGCTGTTGTCTCCAGCTCACCCCTCGGGCAACATCATGAGATCCGGTCGAGTTGTCGTCGAAGGGGTCGTCGAGGGCGACTTGGTCGTGAATGGGAACGTGGACATCAAAAGCGATGCCATGGTAACAGGCCGCCTTGTGACCACAGGGAATGTGACCGTCTTGCCGCATGCCCAAAATGTTCGGATCCAAGGCGGAATTGTTGCCGGGCGCGATGTGACCATCGAGTCACACGTACGACAGGTGCAGATCCCGGGGGGCATTCACGCGCAAGGGAAGATTGAGTTCAAATCTCATGTCCAACACGGGGATTTTGGTTCCCTTGTCTCGAAAGGCGACATCGTGTTGGATGCACATGTAAGTTCGATCAACGTGCACGGTTCAATGAGCAGCAACGGGAAAATCGTGCTGGGGTCTCATGTAAAAGACCTTGTCGTTTTCGGTCCCATTCTGGGTGGGAGCCATATCGAGTTCAACAGCCAGGTGGAAAACGTGGTCGTGCACGGATCGGTCGTCAGCCACGACGGCAACGTGGAGGTTTCCTCCCACGTCCAGAACGTTACTGTCCATGGCTACCTCGTGGCCGGCCTGAACGGAAGGGTGATGATGGCCGGTCACAGTGGCCGTTTCGTGGTTGCGAACGCGGTGGTCGGTCGTCTCGTGGAATGGGGACCACACGTTCAAGCGATCACCGTAGGAGGAATCGCGGGAGACCGAATTACCGTCGGGGTGTTTGGTGTCATTAACGTACACGATTCGCAAAGCCATCCGGAGGGCGGACCCGGATCCGAAGCCGATCTCGTTCTGGAGTTTTGGGAAGTTCCGTAGGCCATTGTGCGGTTCGGGTACGGCAACCCCGCGCAATAAAGGAGTCGCCAACGTACATCCCTGCCGATCGGAAAG includes:
- a CDS encoding PulJ/GspJ family protein, with product MIPARPLPPRGVTLVELLAALGLLSVVVSLLYTIYHQIQDLGQTASATEDLLAEARLIQTEIVNAMRARQVDKSQGTPENGGNGTPAHEFTLFYQGGGSVAFTWDKQARTLAVDRNGDGFVLSERVAGFSYTPILDNDTAGNSAEVEGYTFTLRLDGDGDGQGEENNKRDLVTIFSVYFPRW
- a CDS encoding prepilin-type N-terminal cleavage/methylation domain-containing protein; this encodes MRMTHFQNPFVHFTLVVTDAACQTADRRANHSFLSLISSLFPESEVLRVRQHGPNLRERGMSLVELLAAVAILALAIIPLSAAFTQVYSTAVENKQRTQAVQIAREAMEQLRNQIHAGNDDVSTLQTKLKNEIKNQYGDNYDVALNLEQKDNIGTSILYEVTVTASYLDKSDPRNTVTLKSLVRKP